In Treponema vincentii, a single window of DNA contains:
- a CDS encoding helix-turn-helix domain-containing protein, whose translation MYEDISKRFTEIRVNLGLTKKEFADSLAIASTVIVEIENGKKGPSKNLLLTVAAEYNISLNWLCFGIEPKYLTDKIPTLPAKVETAKIPLLSQKVSCGPGQDWESENNIIDYIDIFNISRVKLNRLFALQVEGSSMIGAGIHSGDYVLFDGGLDQRVKDGLYVFALDGEVYCKRLEFDMNKINIFSVRYTDLDKAELMKTLDTQDMNTAERLTIFGRVLYWIHPNDDSLHRA comes from the coding sequence ATGTATGAAGATATAAGTAAGAGGTTTACAGAGATTAGAGTTAATTTAGGGCTCACAAAAAAAGAGTTTGCCGATAGTTTGGCAATTGCTAGCACTGTAATTGTAGAGATAGAAAATGGAAAAAAAGGGCCGTCAAAAAACCTTCTTTTAACGGTGGCAGCAGAATATAATATTAGTCTTAACTGGCTGTGTTTCGGCATTGAGCCAAAATATTTAACGGACAAAATTCCAACACTACCTGCCAAAGTTGAAACAGCAAAAATTCCGCTGTTAAGTCAAAAAGTTTCTTGCGGCCCGGGACAAGACTGGGAAAGCGAAAATAATATTATTGATTATATCGATATTTTTAATATCTCTCGAGTAAAACTCAACCGGCTTTTTGCTCTTCAAGTCGAAGGTTCATCTATGATAGGTGCCGGAATTCATAGCGGCGATTATGTTCTTTTTGACGGCGGGCTAGATCAAAGGGTAAAAGACGGTCTGTATGTTTTTGCATTGGACGGAGAGGTATATTGTAAACGGCTTGAATTTGATATGAATAAAATTAACATATTTTCAGTTCGTTATACGGACTTAGATAAAGCAGAGTTGATGAAAACACTTGATACGCAGGATATGAATACAGCGGAACGACTGACAATATTCGGC
- a CDS encoding Mor transcription activator family protein: MTDSIYEANETLEQLELLIGKDNARKVFEFFEGSSFYFPKRIGLAEQHRQIFAELRAGATYADLAEKYRYTKSYIRKIEHKLTAERRALLKAGITPPDETASASADPVKLDVPHSRPFEPGELFYEH, translated from the coding sequence GTGACCGACAGCATCTACGAAGCGAACGAAACGCTTGAACAGCTGGAATTACTCATCGGCAAGGACAATGCCCGGAAAGTCTTTGAATTTTTTGAAGGCAGTAGCTTTTATTTCCCCAAAAGAATCGGACTTGCCGAACAGCACCGTCAAATCTTTGCAGAGCTTCGTGCCGGAGCCACCTACGCCGACCTTGCGGAAAAATACCGCTATACCAAATCCTACATCCGCAAGATAGAACACAAACTAACAGCCGAGCGACGCGCCCTTTTGAAAGCCGGCATCACCCCGCCTGATGAAACCGCCAGTGCAAGCGCCGATCCTGTCAAACTGGACGTGCCACACTCAAGACCATTTGAACCAGGAGAATTATTTTATGAACACTGA
- a CDS encoding master DNA invertase Mpi family serine-type recombinase has product MIYAYIRVSTEKQTVENQRFEIHNWAENRHIRIDRYVEEIMSGTVAIGHRKLGDLSKELQKDDVLIVSELSRLGRSLLNVMSFLNVCIERNIKVFSIKENFEFADNINSKVLAFAFSLAAEIERQLISQRTKEALALRRAQGVVLGRPQGKKNAAERYKLYGKEAEIQDYLSKKIPKAAIGRLLGVHRITVDKFIKENNLLE; this is encoded by the coding sequence ATGATTTATGCGTATATCAGAGTAAGTACGGAAAAGCAAACTGTCGAAAATCAACGCTTTGAAATACATAACTGGGCAGAAAATAGACATATCAGGATCGATAGATATGTAGAAGAAATTATGTCTGGTACAGTAGCCATCGGGCACCGTAAACTTGGAGATTTAAGCAAGGAATTACAAAAAGATGATGTGCTAATTGTAAGCGAACTTTCACGGCTCGGCAGAAGTCTTTTGAATGTAATGAGCTTTCTAAATGTCTGCATTGAACGGAATATCAAAGTGTTTTCGATTAAAGAGAATTTTGAATTTGCAGACAATATTAACTCAAAAGTTTTAGCATTTGCTTTTTCCTTAGCAGCAGAAATTGAGCGGCAACTGATTAGTCAAAGAACAAAAGAAGCGCTTGCTTTGCGGCGTGCTCAAGGTGTTGTGTTAGGTCGCCCACAAGGTAAAAAGAATGCTGCTGAACGATATAAGTTGTACGGCAAAGAAGCGGAGATACAAGACTATTTAAGTAAGAAGATACCAAAGGCAGCGATCGGCAGGTTATTGGGTGTGCACCGAATAACGGTTGATAAGTTCATAAAAGAAAATAATCTTTTGGAGTGA
- a CDS encoding DUF2786 domain-containing protein, with amino-acid sequence MNTDAETIKKRIKKLLALSKSPNENEAMAALQKAQELMEAYHVTEAECVYASQTVKATKRESAWRSTLANTVASLYACEALRDVSSGQMIFYGESFDAFMAKEMYGYLSKTIDRMVKQNVRKRNTLKYKNQYRFGIVCRLAIRIYELGQKVSWAPEREHKLLAVKKAAENKFGIITRSELKTNQKGKAFNRGVADGGTVSLHRQATARNGYLEG; translated from the coding sequence ATGAACACTGATGCAGAAACCATTAAAAAACGAATTAAAAAGCTTTTGGCACTGTCAAAAAGCCCGAATGAAAACGAGGCAATGGCAGCGTTACAAAAAGCGCAGGAACTGATGGAAGCATACCACGTAACGGAAGCCGAATGCGTGTATGCGTCGCAGACGGTCAAAGCGACAAAGCGTGAATCGGCATGGCGGTCAACGCTTGCGAACACCGTTGCATCGCTGTATGCCTGTGAGGCATTACGCGATGTTTCAAGCGGTCAAATGATTTTTTACGGAGAATCATTCGACGCATTTATGGCAAAAGAGATGTACGGCTATTTAAGTAAAACGATAGACCGGATGGTTAAGCAGAACGTGCGTAAGCGCAATACGCTGAAATACAAAAATCAATACCGCTTCGGGATCGTCTGTCGGTTAGCAATTCGGATATATGAATTGGGACAGAAAGTATCATGGGCGCCTGAGCGTGAACATAAATTGCTTGCGGTAAAAAAGGCAGCGGAAAACAAATTCGGCATTATAACGAGGAGTGAACTAAAAACAAACCAAAAAGGCAAAGCCTTTAATCGCGGCGTAGCTGACGGCGGCACCGTTTCATTACACCGGCAAGCAACCGCCCGCAATGGATATTTGGAGGGATAA
- a CDS encoding transposase domain-containing protein, which produces MVKRWISAVEIANVLGIAKRSVNRRARNEQWRNRSIKANGGMTQVFQLEFLPDDVQRAYAASLSMDLQALKTALKPTSEAEKKVLIISYNGRGAVTKAIKPLEASSEAGLRIAAMRVKLIEAYSQSGLSAKAFIAAYESGAVAADLRERLGRWGNIHTQSNFYKNWLAVYQEHGIAGLIPQYARRRGGAGASFDEKAKEIINSLYLDLRKPSAASVTRDLAQFGYDLKYVTVNRYIKEIPNSVKVFYREGQKAYHDKFDPYIERDYTLFKAMEWGCGDHHIFDFVIMHEGRIFRPWVTLFMDMRSRTITGWWIDVVPNTLTIMRAFSQSVEQYGLFENMLVDNGKDFRSEWFAGSEWKQRRTRPETETLELIEGVLQDCKTNVHFATPYRGQSKPVERFFRSVCELFSKTQDFYVGSNTVDAPEDKKLFWGRINGRDKIEVTYTLEQLRRDFAQFVTWFNSSWQHSGQGMDGKTPNAVFAETFDHKRELPEEYRKYLFTVREKRVVQRNGVSIDGISFYNPEMVRLIGEKVEVRRDINDIGKAAIFSLPDLVFQFEAESDVFKDRGITEENLRAVRKEQRQAREHLKDYRWDKDIRNARKTPAQLLAEKVEEPEPVPNALESKKVVGGEPLAPRRKRTLRLPIDPD; this is translated from the coding sequence ATGGTCAAAAGATGGATTTCGGCAGTAGAAATAGCAAATGTCTTAGGAATAGCAAAACGGAGCGTAAATAGGCGCGCTCGTAATGAGCAATGGCGGAACCGCTCTATTAAAGCAAACGGCGGTATGACCCAAGTATTTCAGCTTGAATTTCTCCCTGACGATGTCCAGCGGGCTTATGCAGCCAGCCTTTCAATGGATTTACAGGCGCTTAAAACAGCATTAAAACCCACGTCTGAGGCAGAAAAAAAGGTACTTATCATCTCGTATAACGGGCGTGGCGCGGTAACCAAAGCGATAAAACCGCTTGAAGCGTCAAGCGAAGCGGGCTTACGCATCGCAGCGATGCGCGTCAAACTTATCGAAGCCTATTCACAATCGGGGCTTTCGGCAAAAGCCTTTATTGCAGCCTACGAGTCCGGGGCGGTTGCTGCCGATCTCCGCGAGCGGCTCGGACGCTGGGGCAACATCCATACCCAGTCTAACTTTTATAAAAATTGGCTTGCCGTCTATCAGGAACACGGCATTGCAGGGCTTATCCCGCAATATGCCCGCAGGCGCGGCGGAGCGGGCGCAAGTTTTGACGAAAAAGCAAAAGAGATTATCAACTCGCTCTACCTTGATTTACGCAAACCGAGCGCAGCATCCGTCACCCGCGACTTAGCGCAGTTCGGCTACGATCTCAAATACGTTACCGTCAATCGGTACATCAAAGAAATTCCGAACTCGGTCAAGGTCTTTTATCGGGAAGGACAAAAAGCCTATCACGATAAATTCGATCCGTACATCGAGCGCGACTACACCCTGTTTAAGGCGATGGAATGGGGCTGCGGCGACCATCATATCTTCGATTTTGTCATCATGCACGAAGGGCGCATCTTCCGGCCGTGGGTTACGCTTTTTATGGATATGAGGAGCCGCACCATTACCGGCTGGTGGATTGATGTGGTGCCGAACACCTTGACGATTATGCGGGCATTTTCGCAAAGCGTTGAGCAGTATGGACTTTTTGAAAATATGCTCGTTGATAACGGCAAGGACTTTAGAAGCGAATGGTTTGCCGGAAGCGAGTGGAAACAGCGGAGGACACGGCCTGAAACAGAAACGCTTGAGCTCATTGAAGGCGTACTGCAGGACTGCAAAACGAACGTCCATTTTGCTACTCCCTATCGGGGGCAATCAAAGCCGGTTGAACGCTTTTTTAGAAGCGTTTGCGAGCTTTTTTCAAAGACGCAAGATTTTTATGTCGGCTCCAATACGGTTGACGCTCCGGAAGATAAAAAACTGTTCTGGGGACGCATCAACGGACGGGACAAGATAGAAGTAACCTACACATTAGAGCAATTACGGCGCGATTTTGCGCAGTTTGTAACGTGGTTCAATTCGAGCTGGCAGCATTCAGGGCAAGGGATGGACGGTAAAACACCGAATGCAGTGTTTGCCGAAACCTTTGACCACAAGCGCGAGCTGCCGGAAGAATACCGCAAATACCTCTTTACGGTACGGGAAAAGCGGGTTGTCCAGCGCAACGGCGTATCGATAGACGGTATCAGCTTCTACAATCCTGAAATGGTTCGTCTTATCGGCGAAAAGGTCGAAGTCAGGCGCGACATAAACGACATCGGTAAGGCTGCAATTTTCAGTCTGCCTGATTTAGTCTTTCAGTTCGAGGCGGAAAGCGACGTGTTCAAGGATCGCGGCATTACGGAAGAAAACCTGCGAGCGGTGCGCAAGGAGCAAAGACAAGCCCGTGAGCACTTGAAAGACTACCGCTGGGATAAGGACATCCGAAACGCGCGGAAAACACCGGCACAATTACTGGCAGAAAAGGTAGAAGAGCCGGAGCCGGTACCGAATGCACTTGAAAGCAAAAAAGTTGTCGGCGGGGAGCCGTTAGCGCCGAGGCGTAAGCGCACCTTGCGGCTTCCGATCGATCCTGATTAA
- a CDS encoding AAA family ATPase codes for MDKQDGINEELYQKFFALVGNPDEGKRISQAKAAQALGYSSAVVSAYKNRTYNGNVKAFEEAVQAWLKREERRIERLHIPISETAVLNSIRKALSIAQDEADIAVIVGDAGTGKTTALRNYAAESHSALLIEVDSSFTKSVLVKTIAQSLGLDTKGGMSVIISRIVDALKGRDTVILIDEAEYLSDGCLELIRRVINDKAQTGVVLCGLPDLRYKLENRRLDHHQLTSRVGVFLEVKKDEQSRCCKDHRRSLAPSFKGNP; via the coding sequence ATGGATAAACAAGACGGAATAAACGAAGAACTGTATCAAAAGTTTTTCGCGCTTGTCGGAAACCCCGATGAGGGGAAGCGGATTAGCCAAGCAAAGGCGGCGCAAGCCTTAGGCTATTCTTCTGCCGTTGTGTCGGCATACAAAAACCGCACGTATAACGGCAATGTAAAGGCGTTTGAAGAGGCGGTGCAGGCGTGGTTAAAGCGGGAAGAACGCCGGATTGAACGGCTGCACATCCCTATTTCGGAAACTGCGGTGCTGAACTCGATCCGTAAAGCGTTAAGCATTGCGCAAGATGAAGCTGATATTGCTGTCATTGTCGGAGATGCGGGAACCGGTAAGACGACAGCGCTGCGCAATTATGCCGCGGAAAGCCATAGCGCGCTGTTAATTGAAGTAGACTCAAGTTTTACCAAAAGCGTACTGGTTAAAACCATTGCCCAGTCACTGGGGCTCGATACCAAAGGCGGCATGAGCGTCATTATCTCCCGCATCGTAGATGCCTTAAAGGGACGGGACACGGTTATCCTGATTGATGAGGCGGAGTACCTGTCAGACGGCTGCCTTGAACTCATCCGGCGGGTCATCAACGACAAAGCGCAAACCGGTGTCGTCCTTTGCGGATTACCGGACTTACGGTACAAGCTGGAAAACCGGCGGCTCGACCATCACCAGCTGACCAGCCGCGTCGGGGTCTTTCTGGAAGTCAAAAAAGATGAGCAAAGCCGATGCTGCAAAGATCATCGGCGCAGTCTGGCCCCGTCTTTCAAAGGAAACCCTTGA
- a CDS encoding regulatory protein GemA, whose protein sequence is MEAKTNTPKAGVAGRKWIQILHVAKRECGLDDASYRALLFGAAGVDSARDIKTWQQYNAVLKAFATLGFRVTAGKAAQSGLKKTASQNGRNGDWISARQEYYIRGLWDLASRAKDEASLQAMLQRIAGVTQIEWISKEKATKVILALRDIAKKAGVNPDRPPHPQSEGAKQ, encoded by the coding sequence ATGGAAGCAAAAACAAACACACCGAAAGCAGGCGTCGCTGGGCGCAAGTGGATACAGATACTCCACGTAGCAAAACGTGAGTGCGGTCTTGATGACGCTTCCTATCGTGCCCTCCTTTTTGGTGCAGCGGGGGTTGACTCGGCACGTGATATTAAGACGTGGCAACAGTATAACGCGGTACTCAAAGCCTTTGCAACGCTCGGTTTCAGAGTAACAGCCGGTAAAGCGGCACAAAGCGGCTTAAAAAAGACCGCATCGCAAAACGGTCGTAATGGCGATTGGATTAGCGCACGGCAAGAGTATTACATCCGGGGATTATGGGATTTGGCAAGCAGGGCAAAAGACGAGGCTTCTTTACAAGCGATGCTCCAGCGCATTGCAGGGGTTACGCAGATCGAATGGATCAGCAAAGAAAAGGCTACCAAGGTGATCCTTGCCTTGCGGGATATTGCAAAAAAAGCGGGGGTCAATCCAGACCGTCCGCCTCATCCTCAAAGTGAAGGCGCAAAGCAGTGA
- a CDS encoding host-nuclease inhibitor Gam family protein: protein MARYKPNIGKIKTLEDADLALKEIGLLEHELETIDGEANKKIAEIKADCAKQGEGLRKRITDLSALLGAFAEYNREELFKDRKSQKLSFGEFGYRKSTAISVKKTTLELLKKLHLTKYIRIKEEIDKDLMAEMTDESLAQVDAVRKVKDAFFCQANREEVNKELLKEQVS, encoded by the coding sequence ATGGCAAGGTACAAGCCGAATATCGGCAAAATCAAAACGCTTGAGGATGCGGATTTAGCCCTCAAGGAAATCGGACTTCTTGAGCACGAACTGGAGACAATCGACGGGGAAGCGAACAAGAAAATTGCAGAAATTAAAGCAGACTGCGCAAAGCAAGGGGAAGGTCTTCGTAAACGCATTACCGACCTTTCCGCCCTGCTTGGCGCATTTGCCGAATACAACCGTGAGGAACTGTTTAAAGACCGCAAATCCCAAAAACTATCCTTCGGCGAATTTGGCTATCGTAAGTCTACCGCAATCAGCGTCAAAAAGACAACACTTGAGCTTCTGAAAAAACTGCATTTAACCAAGTATATCCGTATCAAAGAAGAAATTGATAAGGATTTAATGGCGGAGATGACTGATGAATCCTTAGCGCAAGTTGATGCGGTGCGCAAAGTCAAAGATGCTTTTTTCTGCCAAGCAAACCGCGAAGAAGTAAACAAAGAGCTGTTGAAAGAGCAGGTATCGTAA
- a CDS encoding HNH endonuclease, with protein MSTVKWTREIDNWIKERCPIREHGYTQIQHMVDELNKMFHTDFSITAFKANCYSKGFNLGVMKSANHRRGVKHHRHKPIGSLREKKGYVQIKIAEPNKWMQYQRYVWEQHHPGESAEGMVVIFMDGNSRNFDPSNLERVLRGELNVMARMGHTAAMSREERDICLLRARVAIAKVNLAGREKAYALHNKANYERKKNDPAEKAKRAAYAKQRLANIMADPVKHEAYLCKQREYRAKNCERLNAQAREYWRQKRNKK; from the coding sequence ATGAGTACGGTTAAGTGGACGAGAGAAATTGATAACTGGATTAAAGAGCGCTGCCCCATTCGTGAACATGGATACACTCAGATTCAGCACATGGTCGATGAGCTTAACAAAATGTTTCACACGGACTTTAGCATAACTGCATTCAAGGCAAACTGTTACAGCAAAGGATTTAACCTTGGGGTAATGAAAAGCGCAAACCATCGTCGAGGTGTAAAACACCATCGACACAAACCGATCGGCAGCTTGCGAGAAAAAAAAGGCTATGTGCAGATAAAGATCGCAGAACCGAATAAATGGATGCAGTATCAGCGGTATGTGTGGGAACAACACCATCCAGGTGAGAGTGCGGAAGGAATGGTAGTTATTTTCATGGACGGTAATAGTCGTAACTTTGATCCTTCAAACCTTGAGCGCGTTTTACGAGGAGAATTAAACGTTATGGCTCGCATGGGACATACAGCAGCAATGTCACGCGAAGAGCGGGACATCTGTTTACTCAGGGCGCGAGTTGCCATAGCAAAGGTAAACCTTGCAGGACGTGAGAAAGCTTACGCACTCCACAATAAAGCAAACTACGAACGAAAAAAAAACGATCCTGCAGAAAAGGCAAAAAGAGCCGCGTATGCAAAACAACGGCTTGCAAACATTATGGCTGATCCGGTAAAGCACGAAGCGTATCTTTGTAAGCAGCGGGAATACAGAGCAAAGAACTGCGAGCGGTTGAATGCGCAAGCACGTGAATATTGGCGACAGAAAAGGAATAAGAAATGA